The following proteins are encoded in a genomic region of Vibrio sinaloensis:
- a CDS encoding bacteriohemerythrin: MFKTQLAKLSHLSSAQWALLLSLLVLPIAYLLLSQQQWMWLALLALYHAVVVLLVFSINGLLDQLRRAAVHLSEGDLTVRVSAQNQINGPLLRTFNRIGEDISRTVHALRKSTARLLEVADTVQEDSALSKNGAIGQKRDVDNAKQIIGELSDITQNVSEYCESTASLANQAKAKADQGTKDMMALEQALDNANQHIDNSNQHFQSLMEETAQINQVMETISGIAEQTNLLALNAAIESARAGEQGRGFAVVADEVRSLSVRTQEATEEIRGKIANLQAKTDDVLQTMQENKSSMTKSLDIASTAENTFKELHLQIDEVSQFSQQIATSSEQQLGQTQRLEQCLQLIATESDNNVKATQETLIASITVRNLSGEIDSLLHRFATDHHQIEVEELQRDKLMEWNDQLDIGLDEINRQHQTLVHLVNELYHLLTHHYGRASIKRVVQGLIDYTANHFTYEEVLFEQIGYSHTKEHVAKHKQLVEQVLEFQARVEKGENIGDELMAFLKNWLVQHIMREDKAYAETFKKNNLN, from the coding sequence ATGTTTAAAACCCAGTTAGCAAAGCTAAGTCACCTTTCCTCAGCGCAGTGGGCACTGCTGCTGAGCCTGTTGGTATTGCCTATCGCTTACCTGTTGCTTTCCCAGCAGCAGTGGATGTGGCTCGCCTTACTCGCTCTCTATCACGCGGTTGTAGTACTGTTAGTTTTCTCTATCAATGGTTTACTCGACCAACTTCGACGAGCCGCTGTGCACTTATCTGAAGGGGACTTAACCGTGCGCGTGTCGGCGCAGAACCAGATAAATGGACCACTACTGCGCACCTTTAATCGGATTGGTGAAGATATTTCTCGTACCGTGCACGCACTACGCAAGTCGACCGCCCGCCTACTTGAAGTCGCAGACACAGTGCAAGAAGACTCGGCGCTATCAAAAAATGGCGCGATTGGTCAAAAGCGCGATGTGGACAACGCCAAACAGATCATCGGCGAGCTGTCAGACATTACCCAAAATGTGTCTGAATACTGTGAGTCGACCGCTTCATTAGCCAATCAAGCCAAAGCCAAAGCCGACCAAGGCACCAAAGACATGATGGCGCTTGAGCAAGCGTTAGATAACGCCAATCAACATATCGACAACTCTAATCAACACTTTCAATCTTTGATGGAAGAGACGGCACAAATCAACCAAGTCATGGAAACCATCAGCGGTATCGCTGAACAGACCAATCTATTGGCATTGAATGCGGCGATAGAGAGCGCTCGAGCTGGCGAGCAAGGGCGCGGGTTCGCGGTGGTCGCCGATGAGGTGCGCTCGCTTTCGGTGCGAACCCAAGAGGCCACCGAAGAAATTCGCGGCAAAATCGCTAACTTACAAGCCAAAACCGACGACGTCTTGCAGACCATGCAAGAGAACAAATCGAGCATGACTAAATCGCTCGACATTGCCTCGACCGCAGAAAATACCTTTAAGGAACTGCACTTACAAATCGACGAAGTCAGTCAATTTAGTCAGCAAATAGCCACCTCTTCAGAGCAACAGCTCGGCCAAACTCAGCGTCTTGAACAGTGCTTACAACTGATAGCGACGGAGTCGGACAACAACGTGAAAGCCACTCAAGAAACCTTAATTGCCAGTATCACGGTGCGCAATCTGTCAGGCGAAATCGATTCTTTGCTGCATCGCTTTGCCACAGACCATCACCAGATCGAAGTGGAAGAGTTACAACGCGACAAATTGATGGAGTGGAATGATCAGCTCGACATTGGCCTAGATGAAATCAATCGCCAACACCAAACCTTAGTCCACCTAGTGAACGAGCTCTACCATTTGCTCACTCATCATTACGGGCGAGCCTCAATCAAACGCGTGGTTCAGGGGCTGATTGATTACACCGCCAACCACTTCACCTACGAAGAAGTGTTATTCGAGCAAATTGGTTACTCGCACACTAAAGAGCATGTGGCGAAGCACAAGCAATTGGTTGAGCAAGTATTGGAATTTCAAGCTCGGGTCGAGAAGGGAGAAAACATCGGCGATGAGCTGATGGCATTTTTGAAAAACTGGTTGGTACAGCACATCATGCGTGAAGACAAGGCCTATGCGGAAACGTTTAAGAAAAACAACTTAAACTAA
- a CDS encoding linear amide C-N hydrolase, which yields MKKSIIAIAIAASATAGIVSTASACSSVSAITDHGTLTMRSMDWAVPVEAIAKVTPVGTTMVSDSPSYKTQATWKTKYHTVSLYDENIFKGTAYDAFNDQGMSVHGQYMEASEPFLELHKNNDNGAPAVDNGQLATFIASNYKNVDEAITGLDKGEWQPAYSDLMMGMTHLVPAHFNIRDKEGNVALIQLNANGELKVWRGSANDNLRFVTNEPLYQEHIEYLNEVSPNMTANNVPADYSSLNRYVRGLHHAKGQSFEGLNYQQTMAAQRLSFHSAVAIPLDLDVPAEPRNGKGAESMGVFPTFFTTQYNLNTGDVVHDNLYDGQLIKFNLEDTKNTKVELCANLTQQSEKGEFVPKFEACE from the coding sequence ATGAAAAAGTCAATCATCGCAATCGCAATTGCCGCTTCAGCCACTGCTGGTATCGTATCTACTGCTTCCGCTTGTTCTAGTGTCTCTGCAATTACAGACCACGGCACGTTAACCATGCGCTCGATGGATTGGGCTGTGCCTGTAGAAGCCATTGCCAAAGTAACACCTGTTGGTACAACCATGGTTTCTGATTCTCCAAGCTATAAAACCCAAGCTACTTGGAAAACTAAGTATCACACCGTTTCTCTTTATGATGAAAACATCTTTAAAGGCACAGCCTATGATGCATTCAATGACCAAGGCATGTCTGTTCATGGACAATACATGGAAGCGAGCGAGCCTTTCCTTGAGCTGCATAAGAATAATGACAACGGTGCACCGGCGGTTGACAATGGTCAGTTAGCCACGTTTATTGCCTCAAATTACAAAAACGTCGATGAAGCTATTACCGGACTAGACAAAGGTGAATGGCAGCCAGCTTACTCGGATTTAATGATGGGCATGACCCACCTAGTACCAGCGCACTTTAATATTCGTGATAAAGAAGGCAATGTGGCGCTTATCCAGCTTAACGCGAACGGTGAGCTAAAAGTATGGCGTGGCAGCGCAAATGACAATCTTCGCTTTGTTACTAATGAACCTTTGTATCAAGAGCACATTGAATACCTCAATGAGGTGAGCCCAAACATGACGGCCAACAATGTCCCCGCTGACTATTCGTCATTAAATCGATACGTTCGTGGTCTACATCATGCTAAGGGCCAAAGCTTTGAAGGTTTAAACTACCAGCAAACCATGGCAGCTCAACGCTTATCTTTCCACTCTGCGGTTGCGATTCCTCTTGACTTGGATGTACCTGCAGAACCTAGAAACGGCAAAGGTGCGGAAAGCATGGGTGTGTTCCCAACGTTCTTCACAACACAGTACAACTTGAATACTGGGGATGTAGTGCACGACAATTTGTATGACGGTCAATTGATTAAGTTCAATCTAGAAGACACTAAAAATACCAAAGTAGAGCTGTGTGCTAACCTGACTCAGCAATCTGAAAAAGGGGAGTTTGTACCGAAGTTTGAAGCATGTGAGTAA
- a CDS encoding sensor histidine kinase: MDIRSNSSSLRSFKWRGIEVRLGLALALLSLTTLLLALFSSTTYDKLEQALVELKEQDIASLEQAARLNDMVRLVITDSAQLVDADSNLERQKAMQRINQSIAVMKQVLAHFPEYHDYFKDLIVQVNNSLSLLHQSGEESRALNKQLRNLLEGFYPLLQQVSEEIEQLPNQQKSQLQYSQLNALLYYQLGLVEKLYNDGSFNELDYTTYRLEQLGQEWFGLWLASGLADSMPALDEKLSVIYTLASRSSRLVKLKNQALEHHYQQAYLLENSREYLHQLSVQIERNSAKVNLEIDRSIAKAQRSLTSNRTFSLLLSLFSVLAAAGIAWFYVRKNILQRLLDLRDDMFAISTGHLDTHIELKGHDEITQMAKSLQVFQATAQVVKRTNQRLEAEVEERRVAEEKLRVTQDELVQAGKLAALGQLSVGITHEINQPLTAISSHARSAQKWLDQQRPEKAVHNLKKIEVLLGKVAALTRHLKAFSRKSDGKVSSVAVMPVVNDALELFANSGAPIVLDCALTPQEIVKANPIRLEQVLVNLISNAVDAVADSGEPLIVVSVKRVDSQVTIAVKDNGKGILAEDLPHIFDPFYTRKEVGKGLGLGLSIAFNIIKDFGGSIRVSSQPQQGSEFVIVLEQGETS, translated from the coding sequence ATGGACATTAGGTCCAATTCCTCTTCTCTCCGATCGTTTAAGTGGCGTGGTATCGAAGTGCGCCTTGGTTTGGCGCTCGCTTTGTTGTCGCTCACCACCTTGCTGCTGGCACTGTTTAGCTCGACAACATACGACAAACTGGAGCAAGCGCTGGTCGAGCTGAAAGAGCAAGACATTGCTTCGCTCGAACAAGCCGCGCGCTTAAACGACATGGTGCGCTTGGTCATTACTGATTCTGCGCAACTAGTCGATGCCGACTCTAACCTCGAGCGGCAAAAAGCGATGCAACGTATTAATCAAAGCATCGCCGTGATGAAGCAGGTACTGGCGCACTTCCCTGAATATCACGACTACTTTAAAGACTTGATCGTTCAGGTGAACAACAGCTTGAGTTTGCTTCACCAAAGTGGCGAGGAGTCACGCGCGTTGAACAAGCAGCTGCGCAACTTGTTGGAAGGGTTCTACCCGCTGTTGCAACAAGTGAGCGAAGAGATTGAGCAACTGCCCAATCAACAAAAATCGCAGCTGCAATACAGTCAGCTCAATGCACTGCTGTACTACCAGCTGGGATTGGTCGAGAAGCTCTACAATGATGGCAGCTTTAACGAACTCGACTACACCACTTATCGCTTGGAACAACTGGGGCAAGAGTGGTTTGGACTTTGGCTTGCTAGTGGTTTAGCCGATTCAATGCCTGCGCTGGATGAAAAGCTGTCGGTGATTTACACCTTAGCGTCGCGCTCCAGTCGGCTGGTAAAATTGAAAAACCAAGCGTTGGAACATCACTATCAGCAAGCCTATTTGCTGGAGAATAGCCGCGAGTATTTGCACCAACTTTCAGTGCAGATCGAGCGCAACAGTGCCAAGGTCAACCTAGAGATAGACCGTTCAATTGCCAAGGCGCAGCGCTCACTGACCTCGAATCGAACCTTCTCGTTGCTGCTGTCACTCTTTAGTGTGTTGGCGGCAGCCGGTATTGCCTGGTTTTATGTGAGGAAGAATATTTTGCAGCGCCTACTCGATTTGCGTGACGACATGTTTGCCATTTCGACTGGTCATCTGGATACACACATTGAGCTCAAAGGGCATGATGAAATCACTCAGATGGCCAAATCGCTGCAAGTGTTTCAGGCCACCGCGCAGGTGGTGAAGCGCACCAATCAACGTTTAGAAGCGGAAGTCGAGGAGCGCAGAGTGGCGGAAGAAAAACTGCGAGTGACTCAAGATGAGTTGGTGCAGGCCGGGAAACTGGCCGCTTTAGGCCAGCTGAGTGTCGGCATTACCCACGAAATCAATCAACCTTTGACCGCGATTAGCAGTCATGCCCGCAGCGCACAAAAATGGCTTGATCAGCAACGGCCAGAGAAAGCGGTGCACAATCTGAAGAAAATTGAAGTCTTGCTCGGTAAGGTGGCGGCGTTAACTCGTCATCTCAAAGCGTTTTCGCGCAAAAGTGACGGCAAGGTATCGTCGGTGGCGGTGATGCCTGTGGTGAACGATGCGCTAGAGCTGTTTGCTAATAGTGGCGCGCCGATTGTGCTCGATTGTGCTCTGACGCCGCAAGAAATCGTCAAGGCCAATCCGATTCGCTTAGAGCAAGTGTTGGTCAATTTGATCAGTAATGCGGTGGACGCGGTTGCAGATTCTGGTGAGCCGCTGATTGTGGTGTCGGTCAAGCGTGTCGATAGCCAGGTGACGATCGCGGTAAAAGACAATGGCAAAGGCATTTTGGCCGAAGACTTACCGCATATTTTTGACCCATTTTATACCCGAAAAGAGGTCGGCAAGGGATTAGGGCTTGGCTTGTCGATCGCGTTTAACATTATCAAAGATTTCGGCGGTTCGATTCGGGTCTCTTCACAGCCACAGCAAGGTAGTGAATTTGTCATAGTTTTGGAACAAGGTGAAACCTCATGA
- a CDS encoding sigma-54-dependent transcriptional regulator, which produces MTLRKQITLIDDEMDVVEAVSEMLELEGFDVVGFTDPKLALKSLNPSSQQVVLCDVRMPKLDGLAMLDAIQSRSPHCQVVLMSGHGDIPMAIEAMKLGAFDFIEKPLQSDELIEKLNLANIHLQQMAEQVVSAPELPIENVVIGESASMEMVRTQILALARTGVDTIINGETGTGKEVVARALHQYSPRRDKPFVAINCGGMTESIIESELFGHEAGSFTSANKKRIGKIEQAHGGTLFLDEIESMPISVQIKLLRVLQERVIERVGGNSLIPVDIVVVAASKADLSALSQRGEFRADLFYRLNIASLNLPPLRQRKEDIQALFRHFVVQASQKYKTRASTLYAEQIQQLCRHDWPGNVRELRNVADRFVLGIVGEGFDLQAPSVTGSEAFAFEQQMEQYERNVLTEALIEMSGNINEVSLRLNLPRKTLYRKMKKHQLDKESFKA; this is translated from the coding sequence ATGACGCTAAGAAAACAGATAACACTGATTGACGACGAGATGGACGTGGTAGAAGCCGTCAGTGAAATGCTCGAATTAGAGGGCTTTGATGTGGTGGGCTTTACCGACCCTAAACTGGCGCTTAAGTCGCTGAACCCAAGCAGCCAGCAAGTGGTGCTGTGTGACGTGCGCATGCCCAAGTTGGATGGCTTAGCCATGCTCGATGCGATTCAAAGTCGATCGCCGCATTGCCAAGTAGTGTTGATGAGCGGCCACGGCGATATCCCGATGGCGATTGAAGCGATGAAGCTGGGCGCGTTTGATTTTATTGAGAAGCCACTGCAAAGCGATGAGTTGATCGAAAAACTCAACCTCGCCAATATCCACCTGCAACAGATGGCCGAGCAGGTGGTCAGTGCCCCTGAGTTACCGATTGAGAATGTGGTGATTGGCGAGTCGGCATCGATGGAGATGGTGCGTACCCAGATCTTGGCGTTGGCGCGTACAGGTGTCGACACCATCATCAACGGGGAAACCGGAACCGGCAAGGAAGTGGTGGCGCGCGCGCTTCATCAATATTCTCCGCGTCGAGATAAGCCCTTTGTGGCGATTAACTGTGGCGGTATGACCGAAAGCATTATTGAAAGTGAACTGTTTGGTCATGAGGCGGGGTCGTTCACCAGCGCCAATAAAAAACGCATAGGTAAGATTGAGCAAGCCCATGGCGGCACGCTTTTTCTCGACGAAATCGAAAGTATGCCCATTTCGGTACAGATCAAACTGCTGCGGGTGCTGCAAGAGCGCGTCATAGAGCGAGTCGGGGGAAATAGCTTGATCCCGGTGGATATTGTGGTGGTTGCAGCAAGTAAAGCCGACTTATCAGCCCTGAGTCAGCGGGGAGAATTCCGTGCCGATCTCTTCTATCGTCTCAATATCGCCAGTCTCAACTTGCCGCCGCTACGCCAACGCAAAGAGGACATTCAGGCCCTATTTCGTCACTTTGTGGTTCAAGCGAGTCAAAAATACAAAACCCGAGCATCGACCCTTTATGCTGAGCAAATCCAGCAACTGTGTCGTCATGATTGGCCGGGCAATGTCCGCGAGCTAAGAAACGTGGCAGATCGATTTGTGTTGGGTATTGTCGGTGAAGGGTTTGATTTGCAAGCGCCGAGTGTCACTGGTAGCGAGGCGTTCGCGTTTGAGCAGCAGATGGAGCAGTATGAGCGCAACGTTCTGACCGAGGCCTTGATCGAGATGTCAGGCAATATCAATGAGGTCTCTTTGCGGCTTAACCTGCCACGTAAAACCTTGTATCGCAAAATGAAGAAGCATCAACTGGATAAGGAGAGCTTCAAGGCCTAG
- a CDS encoding DUF3297 family protein — protein sequence MNDTTKPALPDRLSGNARSPFFVKECFDHQIGIRFNGKERNDVEEYCVSEGWIKIASPKAKDRYGNPMLIQLKGTVEAYYV from the coding sequence ATGAACGACACAACTAAACCTGCTTTACCAGATCGCCTATCGGGCAACGCGCGCAGCCCTTTCTTTGTTAAAGAGTGCTTTGATCACCAGATTGGTATCCGTTTCAACGGCAAAGAGCGTAACGATGTCGAAGAGTATTGTGTGAGCGAAGGCTGGATCAAAATTGCTTCGCCAAAAGCGAAAGACCGCTACGGCAACCCAATGCTTATCCAATTGAAAGGTACGGTTGAAGCTTACTACGTGTAA
- a CDS encoding glycerophosphodiester phosphodiesterase family protein, translating into MKQIVTSSIALLIGVSSMAMAGNEPAQVGPRPLYLVSDMENSPLKTKLESCSNGPFHRSDFSIGHRGAAMQFPEHTKESYLAAIAMGAGVLECDVTFTKDKQLVCRHSQSDLHTTTDVLAHPELAKKCTVPFKPANPATGEDAQVECRTSDFTLAEFKTLKGKMDGANPKATTVEEYMQGTPGWRTDLYSQTGTLMTHAESAALFKQYGVKVTPELKSAAVEMPYQGFTQQMYAQKLIDELKQAGFAPEQAFVQSFNLNDVKYWIENEPKFGKQAVYLDDRMYEQQDFVASLENMKDLQKQGVNIIAPPLYALIELDDNKQIVASNYAKLAKQADLDIIAWTLERSGPLAQGGGWYYQSVTEQIKRDGDMMKVLDVLAKDVGVLGVFSDWPSTVTYYANCMDI; encoded by the coding sequence ATGAAGCAAATCGTAACCAGTAGTATCGCGCTCTTAATCGGCGTCAGTTCAATGGCTATGGCAGGCAATGAACCGGCCCAAGTCGGTCCACGTCCACTGTATCTAGTCAGTGACATGGAAAACAGTCCTCTAAAAACTAAGTTGGAAAGTTGCAGCAATGGTCCTTTCCATCGCAGTGACTTCTCCATCGGCCACCGCGGTGCTGCGATGCAGTTTCCAGAGCACACCAAGGAATCTTATTTAGCCGCGATTGCGATGGGAGCAGGGGTGCTAGAGTGTGATGTGACCTTTACTAAAGACAAGCAATTGGTTTGTCGCCATTCGCAAAGCGATTTGCACACCACCACTGATGTTTTAGCGCACCCAGAACTTGCTAAAAAATGTACGGTTCCATTTAAGCCTGCTAACCCTGCGACCGGCGAAGATGCTCAGGTGGAATGTCGTACCTCTGACTTTACCTTGGCGGAGTTCAAAACCTTAAAGGGTAAGATGGATGGTGCGAACCCGAAAGCCACCACTGTCGAAGAGTACATGCAAGGCACGCCGGGCTGGCGCACCGATCTTTACTCGCAAACCGGCACCTTGATGACGCATGCCGAAAGTGCGGCGCTATTTAAACAATATGGCGTGAAAGTGACGCCAGAGCTCAAATCGGCAGCGGTTGAGATGCCATATCAGGGATTCACTCAGCAAATGTATGCACAGAAGCTCATCGATGAGCTTAAGCAAGCGGGCTTTGCCCCAGAACAAGCGTTTGTTCAGTCGTTTAACCTCAATGATGTGAAGTACTGGATTGAAAACGAGCCGAAGTTTGGCAAGCAGGCGGTCTATCTTGATGATCGTATGTATGAGCAGCAAGACTTCGTTGCCTCTCTTGAGAACATGAAGGACTTGCAAAAGCAGGGGGTTAACATTATCGCGCCACCGCTTTACGCCCTGATTGAGCTCGATGACAACAAGCAAATTGTTGCCTCAAACTACGCGAAGCTCGCTAAGCAAGCAGACTTAGACATTATCGCATGGACACTCGAGCGCTCTGGCCCGCTGGCACAAGGCGGTGGTTGGTACTACCAATCGGTGACCGAGCAGATCAAGCGTGACGGCGATATGATGAAAGTCCTCGATGTACTGGCCAAAGACGTCGGTGTGTTAGGCGTGTTCAGTGATTGGCCATCGACCGTTACTTACTACGCTAACTGTATGGACATCTAA
- a CDS encoding LysR family transcriptional regulator: MIVTTERLLYLWAVAETGSFSAAGRQLGVSAAAVQQSIQAFEFDLEATLFERHSGKRPTLTLLGRQIYLQALEIIPKLEGIEKHAQAVSAGEEPQLRVATHGMVMFEHFKQVFVEFKQKYPNVELVLFDGESATLSSDRVRLNSGEHVQPVDIMLTPGRLRSDHGGEDAMVDRIYWTVVVSSSHPLAKIRGGLTHADLYSHSQLFPLPGMVSTQELSEGLRLGPNLTHYSSFYHLRELLLAGVGYAFYPRQLAEPLIESGLLTALDLEFDDGQMNWAVELAWVHELGPAGRWLVEQMIEAKP, from the coding sequence ATGATAGTCACTACAGAGCGTTTACTATATTTATGGGCTGTCGCGGAAACGGGCTCCTTTTCGGCAGCAGGGCGTCAATTGGGTGTTTCAGCGGCGGCCGTTCAACAGTCTATTCAGGCATTTGAGTTTGATCTCGAAGCGACCTTGTTTGAACGTCATTCTGGTAAGCGACCAACGTTGACTCTTTTGGGGCGTCAAATCTACCTTCAAGCTCTCGAAATCATTCCTAAGCTCGAAGGCATCGAGAAACATGCGCAAGCCGTCAGTGCAGGGGAAGAACCTCAGCTTCGAGTCGCCACGCACGGCATGGTGATGTTTGAACATTTCAAGCAAGTCTTCGTCGAGTTTAAGCAAAAATACCCCAATGTTGAGTTGGTGCTATTTGATGGAGAGAGCGCGACGCTTAGCTCTGATCGGGTTCGACTTAACTCTGGTGAGCATGTTCAACCAGTCGATATTATGTTAACGCCAGGTCGACTTCGGAGTGATCATGGAGGAGAGGATGCTATGGTTGACCGTATCTACTGGACAGTGGTTGTCTCTTCGTCTCATCCTTTAGCAAAAATACGGGGTGGTTTGACACATGCCGATCTCTACTCGCATTCTCAATTGTTCCCTTTACCGGGGATGGTGAGTACGCAAGAGTTAAGTGAAGGTTTAAGGTTAGGGCCGAACCTGACTCACTATTCAAGCTTCTACCATCTTCGTGAGCTCCTATTAGCCGGTGTGGGCTACGCCTTCTATCCTAGACAATTGGCTGAGCCTTTGATTGAAAGCGGATTGTTAACTGCCTTGGACCTTGAGTTTGACGATGGCCAGATGAACTGGGCGGTAGAACTGGCGTGGGTGCATGAATTGGGGCCGGCAGGTCGTTGGCTGGTGGAACAGATGATTGAAGCTAAACCATAA
- a CDS encoding GntR family transcriptional regulator → MTDWNDSQPIFRQLADRIIEQILQGIWSEGQALPSVRSVAADLKINHLTVMKGYQLLVDEDLIEKRRGQGMFVTIGALNRLRIKQKQNFIEQQIPAIATKLQQLEIPLDEFIVQLKQHVKGEV, encoded by the coding sequence ATGACTGATTGGAATGATTCCCAACCGATATTTCGTCAGCTTGCTGATCGCATTATCGAACAAATACTGCAAGGCATTTGGTCTGAGGGGCAAGCGCTGCCTTCAGTGCGCTCAGTGGCCGCTGATCTTAAGATTAATCACCTTACCGTGATGAAAGGTTACCAACTGCTGGTGGATGAGGACTTGATTGAGAAGCGACGCGGCCAAGGCATGTTTGTCACCATAGGGGCGCTGAATCGTTTAAGAATCAAGCAAAAACAGAATTTTATTGAGCAGCAAATTCCTGCAATTGCGACCAAGTTACAGCAGCTAGAGATTCCATTGGACGAGTTTATTGTGCAGTTAAAGCAGCACGTTAAGGGTGAAGTATGA
- a CDS encoding ABC transporter ATP-binding protein → MSVLIEASQVSKQYSGRDKQQQALKNISFELKAGQVLGLLGHNGAGKSTLIKSLLGAQSYQGQIAILGLEPHAHRAQVMQHLSYISDVNVLPEWMTVQQLLRYTSGVHPSFDLTKAKSVLAQTDIKLGSKIKSLSKGMKVQLHLAVVISTDTQVLILDEPTLGLDLVYRDTFYRHLLEWFHDGERALIIASHEVSEIEHLLTDVLILKHGQAVLQSPMENLAQKYVIVETRTENDAEIAALQPLSRESGLGTTRWLLDAQDAEKIDQVEKIYNVKLADLFLALQKEAV, encoded by the coding sequence ATGAGCGTATTAATTGAGGCGAGTCAGGTATCTAAGCAGTATTCTGGCCGTGATAAACAGCAGCAAGCGCTGAAAAACATCAGTTTTGAGTTGAAAGCAGGTCAAGTGTTGGGGCTCCTTGGCCACAATGGCGCGGGCAAGTCAACGCTGATCAAAAGCCTATTGGGTGCGCAGTCATACCAAGGGCAGATCGCGATACTAGGGTTGGAGCCACACGCCCATCGCGCTCAAGTGATGCAGCACCTATCGTATATCTCTGATGTCAATGTGCTGCCTGAATGGATGACGGTCCAGCAATTATTGCGCTATACCTCGGGTGTGCATCCCAGCTTTGATCTGACTAAAGCTAAGTCGGTTTTGGCGCAAACAGACATTAAGCTGGGCAGCAAAATCAAATCTTTGTCCAAAGGAATGAAAGTGCAACTGCATCTCGCTGTGGTGATATCAACGGATACGCAAGTTTTGATTTTGGACGAGCCGACCTTGGGGCTGGATTTGGTGTACCGCGATACCTTTTATCGCCATCTATTGGAATGGTTTCATGATGGAGAGCGAGCACTGATCATCGCCAGTCATGAAGTATCAGAAATAGAGCACCTGCTGACCGATGTGCTGATTTTGAAGCATGGTCAAGCGGTGTTGCAGTCACCGATGGAGAACTTGGCGCAAAAATACGTGATTGTTGAAACTCGAACAGAAAACGATGCTGAGATCGCCGCCCTGCAGCCGCTGTCGCGAGAGTCGGGGTTGGGAACAACCCGCTGGCTGCTTGACGCCCAAGATGCTGAAAAGATTGATCAGGTCGAAAAAATTTACAATGTAAAACTGGCGGATCTGTTTTTAGCCTTACAGAAGGAGGCCGTGTAA
- a CDS encoding AraC family transcriptional regulator, which translates to MRVDYQKRLNPVIRYLEKNYDQPLNLPEVAALANLSPYHFHRTFKAVQGETLADFIRRLRLEAAADELFKTKQPIINIALEFGFSSSQSLAKAFQQHFGVTPSAFRDCENYQQFALLARNSKIGHTLRKIGNDLESDAAYTDCESTTWSKIMETQQFAASKLAYIRVTGPYGDGYEEPSGRLYQWAGMKGLAGNTCIFIYHDNPEITPSDKCRTDICLMVPDDTQVPDGIELQDFPGGEYAVMRQQITQTTQYAKAWDDLMARVIESGIESDDRPCFELYHSFDPQTQHADVSFCTAIK; encoded by the coding sequence ATGCGTGTTGACTATCAAAAGCGGCTTAATCCTGTGATCCGCTACCTCGAAAAAAACTATGACCAACCACTCAACTTGCCCGAAGTCGCGGCGTTGGCCAATCTATCGCCTTACCATTTCCACCGCACTTTCAAAGCCGTTCAGGGAGAAACCTTGGCCGACTTTATTCGCAGACTGCGCCTTGAAGCCGCCGCAGATGAACTGTTTAAAACCAAACAACCCATCATCAATATTGCATTGGAGTTTGGCTTTTCATCGTCGCAAAGTTTAGCCAAAGCCTTTCAACAGCATTTTGGTGTCACACCCAGTGCTTTCCGTGATTGTGAGAACTATCAACAATTTGCGCTATTGGCGCGAAATAGCAAGATAGGACACACCTTGCGCAAGATTGGAAACGACCTCGAATCAGACGCTGCTTATACTGACTGCGAATCAACAACATGGAGCAAAATCATGGAAACCCAACAATTTGCAGCGTCAAAACTCGCCTATATCCGCGTAACTGGCCCGTATGGTGACGGTTATGAAGAGCCAAGTGGCCGTTTGTATCAATGGGCAGGTATGAAAGGGCTAGCCGGTAACACCTGCATTTTCATTTACCACGACAACCCTGAAATCACCCCCAGTGATAAGTGCCGCACCGACATCTGTTTGATGGTTCCTGACGATACCCAAGTCCCGGATGGGATTGAGTTGCAGGACTTTCCGGGCGGTGAGTACGCCGTAATGCGCCAACAGATCACGCAGACGACGCAATACGCCAAAGCCTGGGATGACTTGATGGCGCGAGTGATCGAGTCAGGTATCGAAAGTGACGATAGACCTTGCTTTGAGCTTTATCACAGCTTTGATCCTCAAACCCAGCACGCCGATGTGAGCTTTTGTACTGCCATCAAATAG